From the Clostridiales bacterium genome, the window AATCAAATTTTTAGCGCATTATAGAGTATATGGAACATATAAAAAAATCAGCTTATATAATAAGCTGATTTTAAATTTTATTTTTTATGTATATTTTCTATCTTTGATAGACATTTTGCTTGGCGTTGGCGGCGAAACTTTCCATCTGGTTTGTGAAATTATTGGAAGCGAACAAGAATATCGCTAATGCCAAAGTCAAAGCCAACTCAATCAAAACCGTGCTGTTATAAACAAAAGAATGTAGCCAAACATTCATTCCCTCAGGCGCCCAAACGCCAAAGAATATCGCGCCCGACAAAAAGTGGCACAAAAATCTTAAGATTCCATAAAGGCCTGTTCCTATAAAAAACCCGCCTTTGCCCAAGCGCCTAAAAAATCCCGCCACAAAGAAAGACGAGAACGCGAGCGGATAATCAAGCAAAACCTGCAAAGGATGAAAAATTTGCGGGCTTTGCATTATCTGCAAAATACTGTAAATAATCCCTACGATAAGCCCCTTTTTCCAGCCAAAATAATAAGCGAAAATCAACAGCGGCAACATACTCGCGGGCGTAATGCTTCCGCCTTGAGGCATAGAAAAGATTTTGATAAACGAAAGCGCGTAAGAGACAGCCAAAGACACCGCGGCAAAAGCCGTTTCTTTGGTGGAAAAAGCGGTCTTAGCCCCGAAGATTATCGCCAAAGCTAAGATTATCAAGCCGACAGCGATAGGAAGGGTAAATTTGGACACAAAATCAGCGTCCACATCCCAAATTAGTTTCATAAAAAAATCCTCCTTTTTTTCTTACCGCATCATTGGAGGTTTTTTGCCCATAAAATAAAATTTTCCAAAAACGAGATTACTGTTTTTGGAACATTTTTTTTCGCTTTCCCTTCGTAAGTGCTAACTTAATCAGGTTCCAAGGGTGTAATCTCAGCCGCGAAAAAGCGGCACCCCCAAGCGG encodes:
- the thiT gene encoding energy-coupled thiamine transporter ThiT → MKLIWDVDADFVSKFTLPIAVGLIILALAIIFGAKTAFSTKETAFAAVSLAVSYALSFIKIFSMPQGGSITPASMLPLLIFAYYFGWKKGLIVGIIYSILQIMQSPQIFHPLQVLLDYPLAFSSFFVAGFFRRLGKGGFFIGTGLYGILRFLCHFLSGAIFFGVWAPEGMNVWLHSFVYNSTVLIELALTLALAIFLFASNNFTNQMESFAANAKQNVYQR